In Bradyrhizobium guangxiense, the following are encoded in one genomic region:
- a CDS encoding NapC/NirT family cytochrome c, with protein sequence MTTTAEEPNAEMKVKRGLIGRSWDFALELWRVLTRPSSVFALGTLVLAGFVAGVIFWGGFNTALELTNTEKFCTGCHEMKDNVYAELKSTIHFSNRSGVRATCPDCHVPHNWTDKIARKMQASKEVWGKIFGTIDTREKFQDHRLELAIHEWARFKANDSLECRNCHSADSMDITKQSPRASVAHQRFLFTKEKTCIDCHKGIAHQLPDMRGVPGWQ encoded by the coding sequence ATGACGACGACCGCCGAGGAGCCCAATGCCGAGATGAAGGTCAAGCGCGGCTTGATCGGACGAAGCTGGGACTTTGCGCTGGAGCTCTGGCGGGTGCTGACCCGGCCGAGCTCGGTGTTCGCGCTCGGCACCCTCGTGCTGGCCGGCTTCGTTGCCGGCGTGATCTTCTGGGGCGGCTTCAACACCGCGCTGGAACTTACCAACACGGAGAAGTTCTGCACCGGCTGCCACGAGATGAAGGACAACGTCTACGCCGAGCTGAAATCGACCATCCACTTCAGCAACCGCTCCGGCGTTCGCGCGACCTGCCCGGACTGCCACGTCCCACACAACTGGACCGACAAGATCGCGCGCAAGATGCAGGCTTCGAAGGAGGTCTGGGGCAAGATCTTCGGCACCATCGACACGCGCGAGAAATTCCAGGACCATCGGCTCGAGCTCGCCATCCACGAATGGGCGCGCTTCAAGGCCAACGACTCCCTGGAATGCCGCAACTGCCACAGCGCCGATTCCATGGACATCACCAAGCAGTCGCCGCGAGCCTCGGTGGCGCACCAGCGCTTCCTGTTCACCAAGGAAAAGACCTGCATCGACTGCCACAAGGGCATCGCCCACCAGTTGCCCGACATGCGCGGCGTTCCCGGCTGGCAGTAG
- a CDS encoding ATP-dependent DNA helicase has translation MATFTPHQDAALKAVGDWLKAKPGRNGTPPVFRLFGFAGTGKTTLARHIAEGVDGEVKFAAFTGKAALVMRNKGCDEASTIHSLIYRARESGEEQPSFELWDDAPASKAKLIVIDECSMVDAELGRDLMSFDCPLLVLGDPAQLPPIQGGGFFTNSEPDAMLTEVHRQAQDDPIVRMSMDVREGRELDIGRYGESEVVSRKELDPDRVMGADQVLVGRNNPRRAYNMRVRQRQNIEDVFPVAGDKLVCLRNNRKKGLFNGGLWRVKSRNTSRSKSRILSMRLSPDEDFGHKVTKVSVRADCFEGGIEQIAWEQRKPYDEFDYGYVLTVHKSQGSQWDDVVLFDESFAFQDSRARWLYTGITRAAKRLSVVV, from the coding sequence ATGGCCACTTTCACCCCGCATCAAGATGCCGCGCTCAAGGCCGTCGGCGACTGGCTCAAGGCCAAGCCCGGCCGCAACGGCACGCCGCCGGTGTTCCGCCTGTTCGGCTTCGCCGGAACAGGCAAGACGACTCTGGCCCGGCACATCGCCGAAGGCGTCGACGGCGAGGTGAAGTTCGCTGCCTTCACCGGCAAGGCCGCCCTCGTCATGCGCAACAAGGGTTGCGACGAGGCCTCCACCATCCACTCGCTGATCTACCGCGCCCGCGAGTCCGGCGAGGAGCAGCCGAGCTTCGAGCTGTGGGATGACGCGCCCGCGTCCAAGGCCAAGCTGATCGTGATCGACGAATGCTCGATGGTCGACGCCGAATTGGGGCGCGACCTGATGTCGTTCGACTGCCCGCTGCTCGTGTTGGGAGATCCCGCGCAGCTGCCGCCGATTCAGGGCGGGGGCTTCTTCACCAATTCAGAGCCGGACGCGATGCTGACCGAGGTGCACCGCCAGGCGCAGGACGATCCGATCGTGCGGATGTCGATGGACGTCCGCGAAGGCCGCGAGCTCGACATCGGCCGCTACGGCGAGAGCGAGGTGGTCTCGCGCAAGGAGCTCGACCCCGACCGGGTCATGGGCGCCGACCAGGTCCTGGTCGGCCGCAACAACCCCCGCCGCGCCTACAACATGCGGGTGCGCCAGCGCCAGAACATCGAGGACGTTTTCCCGGTCGCCGGCGACAAGCTGGTGTGCCTGCGCAACAACCGCAAGAAGGGCCTGTTCAACGGCGGCCTGTGGCGCGTGAAGTCGCGCAACACCTCGCGCTCGAAGTCGCGCATCCTCAGCATGCGGCTGTCGCCCGACGAGGATTTCGGCCACAAGGTGACGAAGGTCTCGGTGCGCGCCGATTGCTTCGAGGGCGGCATCGAGCAGATCGCCTGGGAGCAGCGCAAGCCCTATGACGAGTTCGACTACGGCTACGTGCTCACCGTGCACAAGTCACAGGGCTCGCAGTGGGACGACGTCGTGCTGTTCGACGAGAGCTTTGCGTTCCAGGATAGCCGCGCCAGATGGCTGTACACGGGCATCACGCGCGCGGCGAAACGGCTGAGCGTCGTGGTGTGA
- the msrB gene encoding peptide-methionine (R)-S-oxide reductase MsrB: protein MPDTRTKTTDDKVIKSEEQWRRELSPMQYAVLREKATERPFSGEYEHDHRAGTYVCAGCGNVLFESDAKFDSGCGWPSFTQPAVESHIDEERDLSHGMIRTEVLCSKCSGHLGHVFPDGPGPTGLRYCINSAALKLEPK from the coding sequence ATGCCCGACACCAGAACGAAGACCACAGACGACAAGGTCATCAAGAGCGAAGAGCAATGGCGACGCGAATTGTCGCCGATGCAGTACGCGGTGCTGCGCGAGAAGGCGACCGAACGTCCCTTCTCGGGCGAGTATGAGCACGACCACCGCGCCGGCACCTATGTCTGCGCCGGCTGCGGCAATGTGCTGTTCGAGTCCGACGCCAAGTTCGATTCCGGCTGCGGCTGGCCGAGCTTCACGCAGCCCGCAGTCGAGAGCCATATCGACGAGGAGCGGGATTTGAGCCACGGCATGATCCGCACCGAGGTGCTCTGCTCCAAATGCAGCGGCCATCTCGGCCATGTCTTCCCTGACGGCCCGGGACCGACCGGCCTGCGCTACTGCATCAACTCGGCCGCATTGAAGCTGGAGCCCAAATAA
- a CDS encoding twin-arginine translocation signal domain-containing protein: MAEPRPDYRDARNDPSDASRRGFLKSAGIAAGALAASIAAPGLARSAPMRAAHARLDKPVRVSKQRLDALAAQFYAVFNEHDVLPKDFSDKHAARYDVELRRITTTTHVPETRERVKVSGLVAVPVGARGALPVLSWQHGTILSFDQVPSNLLRLGDEAYQLRDNVDSLETLFNIQRFAGNGYAVIAADYIGKGPYRNGRGEAYAVKGTTVQCCLDVLGAGLLELKTLGLRRSALFLNGWSQGALNTQWLKQEMQHRGMKVTATAAQSPFNNLAESFHYWVNPTSYIPSTETSYPMPPAWITPCLIVLLGSYRQYYGLSDLFKTAIKPQYQALAEKYWADYSLDGETAKSVPPAADFLVDGFFDRFTHDSNSTLLRQLGRNGATFWNYDSPIRFYYGLADEALPPRLVKPAIAAGGRFADGVAVGRASHRVTFLASLYGDSSALNGHSTAFDWFNSLM; encoded by the coding sequence ATGGCTGAACCAAGACCCGATTACCGCGATGCACGGAATGATCCCTCCGACGCGAGCCGTCGCGGGTTTCTGAAATCGGCTGGCATCGCCGCCGGCGCGCTCGCCGCGTCGATCGCGGCGCCGGGACTTGCGCGATCGGCCCCAATGCGCGCGGCGCATGCGCGGCTGGACAAGCCGGTGCGAGTCTCGAAGCAGCGGCTCGACGCACTGGCGGCGCAGTTCTATGCCGTGTTCAACGAACACGACGTCCTGCCCAAGGATTTCTCCGACAAGCATGCCGCCCGCTACGATGTCGAGCTGCGGCGCATCACCACCACGACGCACGTCCCTGAGACGAGAGAGCGCGTGAAGGTCAGCGGGCTCGTCGCTGTCCCCGTCGGCGCGCGCGGCGCGCTGCCGGTGCTGTCCTGGCAGCACGGCACGATCCTGTCGTTCGACCAGGTCCCGTCGAACCTGCTGCGACTTGGCGACGAAGCCTACCAGCTTCGCGACAACGTCGACTCGCTGGAGACGCTGTTCAACATCCAGCGCTTCGCCGGCAACGGCTATGCCGTCATCGCCGCCGACTACATCGGCAAGGGCCCATATCGCAACGGCCGCGGCGAGGCCTATGCAGTGAAGGGCACCACGGTGCAGTGCTGCCTCGACGTCCTCGGGGCCGGCCTCCTCGAGCTGAAAACGCTCGGCCTCCGCCGATCCGCTTTGTTTCTGAACGGCTGGTCGCAGGGCGCGCTGAACACGCAATGGCTCAAGCAGGAGATGCAGCACCGCGGCATGAAGGTGACGGCAACCGCGGCCCAGAGCCCGTTCAACAATCTCGCCGAGAGCTTCCATTACTGGGTCAACCCGACGTCCTATATCCCGTCGACGGAGACGTCCTACCCGATGCCTCCGGCCTGGATCACGCCGTGCCTGATCGTGCTGCTCGGAAGCTATCGCCAGTATTACGGTCTCAGCGATCTGTTCAAGACGGCCATCAAGCCCCAATATCAGGCGCTCGCGGAAAAATACTGGGCCGACTACAGCCTGGACGGAGAGACCGCGAAAAGTGTTCCGCCGGCCGCGGACTTCCTGGTGGACGGGTTTTTCGACCGCTTCACCCATGACAGCAACAGCACGCTGCTGCGCCAGCTCGGTCGCAACGGCGCGACTTTCTGGAACTACGATTCCCCGATCCGGTTCTATTACGGATTGGCTGACGAAGCGCTGCCCCCGCGACTGGTCAAGCCGGCGATCGCCGCCGGTGGACGCTTCGCGGACGGCGTCGCGGTTGGTCGCGCAAGCCATCGCGTCACGTTCCTGGCGAGCCTCTATGGCGACAGCTCCGCCTTGAACGGACATTCAACCGCGTTCGATTGGTTCAATTCGCTGATGTGA
- the msrA gene encoding peptide-methionine (S)-S-oxide reductase MsrA — translation MRRPALASLLAATTALSLTFALAFAAPSRAAEDAVVIPAPAMDVAPASGTQTAVVAGGCFWGVQGVFQHAAGVINAVSGYAGGTKATADYQTVSSGRTGHAESVEIKYDPKKISYGKILQIYFSVVHDPTQLNRQGPDTGPQYRSAIFTTSDEQKKVAEAYIAQLNSAKVFGKPIVTKVGALEAFYPAEAYHQDYLTLHPNQPYIAYNDLPKVENLKKLFADNYIEKPTLVSASKATN, via the coding sequence ATGCGCCGACCTGCCCTCGCCTCCCTGCTGGCCGCAACCACCGCCCTCTCGCTAACCTTTGCATTGGCCTTTGCCGCGCCGTCCCGGGCTGCGGAGGACGCGGTGGTGATCCCTGCCCCCGCGATGGATGTGGCCCCCGCCAGCGGGACCCAGACCGCCGTTGTTGCCGGCGGCTGCTTCTGGGGCGTGCAAGGCGTCTTCCAGCACGCCGCAGGCGTCATCAACGCGGTCTCCGGCTATGCCGGCGGCACCAAGGCGACCGCCGACTACCAGACGGTCTCGAGCGGCCGGACCGGCCATGCCGAGTCGGTCGAGATCAAGTACGACCCGAAGAAGATCTCCTACGGCAAGATCCTCCAGATCTACTTCTCGGTGGTGCACGACCCGACCCAGCTCAACCGCCAGGGCCCCGACACCGGACCGCAATATCGCTCGGCGATCTTCACGACCTCCGACGAGCAGAAGAAGGTGGCGGAAGCCTACATCGCCCAGCTCAACAGCGCCAAGGTGTTCGGCAAGCCGATCGTGACCAAGGTCGGCGCGCTGGAGGCGTTCTACCCGGCGGAGGCCTACCACCAGGACTATCTGACGCTGCACCCGAACCAGCCTTACATCGCCTATAACGACCTGCCGAAGGTCGAGAACCTGAAAAAGCTGTTCGCGGATAACTACATTGAAAAGCCGACGCTGGTGAGTGCCAGCAAGGCCACCAACTGA
- a CDS encoding cysteine rich repeat-containing protein: protein MARKFLLATIALAALTGLSNVPALAQGHMGSPQEQQACSRDASRFCRKDLGNDGAVQSCLQANRAKLSRACSKVFQSHGM from the coding sequence ATGGCCCGCAAATTTCTTCTGGCGACAATCGCGCTCGCGGCCCTGACCGGCCTGTCGAACGTCCCCGCGCTCGCGCAGGGCCACATGGGCTCGCCGCAGGAACAGCAGGCCTGCTCGCGCGACGCATCGCGCTTCTGTCGCAAGGACCTTGGCAATGACGGCGCAGTGCAGAGCTGCCTGCAGGCCAACCGGGCCAAGCTGTCGCGCGCGTGCAGCAAGGTGTTCCAGAGCCACGGCATGTGA
- a CDS encoding DUF3309 family protein, with the protein MSLGTILIILVIIYLLGGLSGRFGGYGYGLGHSGMGIGGVVLVVLVVLLLLGKI; encoded by the coding sequence ATGTCACTCGGGACCATCCTCATCATCCTGGTGATCATTTATCTGCTCGGGGGCCTGTCCGGCCGGTTCGGCGGCTACGGCTATGGCCTCGGCCATTCTGGCATGGGCATCGGCGGGGTCGTGCTGGTGGTGCTGGTGGTCCTGCTGCTTCTTGGCAAGATTTAA
- a CDS encoding DUF5413 family protein, which yields MKRYLVFALIGPFVGGFLLLLTTTYQSGYWTQTSLGEVGKLFAVFFKTLQYSYLFGLLPSLMIGAIDDILIHVRRVGPSLRMLLVGLFAFVLASLTYSSRGPDSGGVQFILYGLVGFVPAAISSWLVHRYVKEPQPVATTT from the coding sequence ATGAAACGCTATCTGGTGTTTGCGCTGATTGGCCCGTTCGTCGGCGGGTTCCTGCTACTGCTGACCACGACCTATCAGTCCGGCTATTGGACCCAGACCAGTCTCGGCGAGGTTGGCAAGCTGTTCGCGGTCTTCTTCAAGACGCTGCAATACAGCTATCTGTTCGGCTTGCTGCCCTCGCTGATGATCGGCGCGATCGATGACATCCTGATCCACGTCAGGCGCGTCGGGCCGAGCTTGCGGATGCTGCTGGTCGGCCTGTTCGCCTTCGTGCTGGCCTCGCTCACCTACAGCTCGCGCGGACCGGATTCGGGGGGGGTGCAGTTCATTCTGTACGGCCTCGTCGGGTTCGTGCCGGCAGCGATTTCGTCCTGGCTCGTGCATAGATACGTCAAGGAGCCGCAGCCGGTCGCGACGACGACCTGA
- the napA gene encoding nitrate reductase catalytic subunit NapA: protein MTSPKLDRRQMLKLEAAAIAAAAAGMPAPALAANLVTERNNSEMKWDKAACRFCGTGCSVMVATKDNRVVATHGDIKAEVNRGLNCVKGYFLSKIMYGHDRLTQPMLRKTGGKYDKNGEFTPVTWTEAFDIMEVKWKDAIKKRGPNGVAMFGSGQWTIWEGYAASKLFKAGFRTNNIDPNARHCMASAVAGMMRTFGIDEPPGCYDDIEATDAFVLWGSNMAEMHPILWTRLADRRLSAPHVRVAVLSTFEHRSFDLADIGMVFKPQTDLYILNAIANHIIKTGRVDKDFVAKHTVFKRGQTDIGYGLRPDHPLQKKATGAAKANDSTDMSYDEFVKFVSEYTLEKAAQMSGVPLNRLEALAELYADPKTKVVSFWTMGFNQHTRGVWCNNLVYNIHLLTGKISSPGNSPFSLTGQPSACGTAREVGTFSHRLPADMVVTNKAHRDHAEHIWQLPEGTIPDKNGAHAVLQSRMLKDGLINAYWVQVNNNLQAGPNVNEETYPGFRNPDNFIVVSDAYPSVTALAADLILPTAMWVEKEGAYGNAERRTQFWHQLVSAPGESKSDLWQLMEFSKRFKVEEVWPEELIAKKPEVRGKTLFDVLYKNGQVDKFPVTDIEPGYANDESKAFGFYVHKGLFEEYAQFGRGHGHDLAPFDAYHRERGLRWPVVNGQETKWRFREGSDPYVKPGTDVQFYGHSDGKARIFALPYEPPAESPDNEYPYWLSTGRVLEHWHSGTMTRRVPELYKAFPEAVCFMHPDDAQDMKLRRGDEVKVVSRRGFIRARVETRGRDRPPRGLVFVPWFDESKLINKVTLDATDPISLQTDFKKCAVRIERVNLS, encoded by the coding sequence ATGACATCGCCCAAGCTCGACCGCCGCCAGATGTTGAAGCTCGAGGCAGCCGCCATTGCCGCCGCCGCGGCCGGCATGCCCGCTCCGGCGCTCGCCGCCAATCTCGTCACCGAGCGCAATAACAGCGAAATGAAATGGGACAAGGCCGCCTGCCGCTTCTGCGGCACCGGCTGCTCGGTCATGGTCGCCACCAAAGACAACCGCGTCGTCGCCACCCATGGCGACATCAAGGCCGAGGTCAATCGCGGCCTCAACTGCGTCAAGGGTTACTTCCTCTCCAAGATCATGTACGGCCACGACCGGCTGACGCAGCCCATGCTGCGCAAGACGGGCGGCAAGTACGACAAGAACGGCGAGTTCACGCCTGTTACCTGGACCGAAGCCTTCGACATCATGGAGGTGAAGTGGAAGGACGCGATCAAGAAGCGCGGTCCGAACGGCGTCGCCATGTTCGGCTCCGGCCAGTGGACGATCTGGGAAGGCTATGCGGCCTCGAAGCTGTTCAAGGCCGGCTTCCGCACCAACAACATCGACCCCAACGCGCGCCACTGCATGGCTTCGGCCGTGGCCGGCATGATGCGCACCTTCGGCATCGACGAGCCGCCGGGCTGCTACGACGACATCGAGGCGACCGACGCGTTCGTGCTGTGGGGCTCCAACATGGCGGAGATGCACCCCATTCTGTGGACACGCCTCGCCGATCGTCGGCTTTCGGCGCCGCATGTGCGCGTCGCCGTGCTCTCGACCTTCGAGCACCGCTCGTTCGACCTCGCCGACATCGGCATGGTGTTCAAGCCGCAGACCGACCTCTACATCCTCAACGCCATCGCCAACCACATCATCAAGACCGGCCGGGTCGACAAGGACTTCGTCGCCAAGCATACGGTGTTCAAACGCGGCCAGACCGACATTGGCTATGGGCTGCGCCCCGACCACCCGCTGCAGAAGAAGGCGACGGGGGCAGCAAAAGCCAACGACTCCACCGACATGAGCTACGACGAGTTCGTCAAGTTCGTCTCGGAGTACACGCTGGAGAAGGCGGCGCAGATGTCGGGCGTGCCGCTGAACCGGCTCGAAGCACTGGCCGAGCTCTATGCCGATCCCAAGACGAAGGTTGTCTCGTTCTGGACCATGGGCTTCAACCAGCACACCCGCGGCGTCTGGTGCAACAACCTCGTCTACAACATCCATCTGTTGACCGGGAAGATCTCCTCGCCCGGCAACAGCCCATTCTCGCTGACCGGCCAGCCCTCGGCCTGCGGCACCGCGCGCGAGGTCGGCACCTTCTCGCATCGTCTGCCTGCCGACATGGTCGTGACCAACAAGGCGCATCGCGACCACGCCGAGCACATCTGGCAGCTGCCCGAAGGTACTATTCCCGACAAGAACGGCGCACACGCCGTGCTGCAGAGCCGGATGCTGAAGGATGGCTTGATCAACGCCTATTGGGTGCAGGTCAACAACAATCTGCAGGCCGGCCCTAACGTCAACGAGGAGACCTATCCGGGCTTCCGCAACCCCGACAATTTCATCGTGGTCTCGGATGCCTATCCGTCGGTCACGGCGCTTGCCGCCGATCTGATCCTGCCGACGGCAATGTGGGTCGAGAAGGAGGGTGCCTATGGCAATGCCGAGCGGCGCACCCAGTTCTGGCATCAGCTCGTCTCGGCGCCCGGCGAGTCGAAGTCGGACCTCTGGCAGCTCATGGAGTTCTCCAAGCGCTTCAAAGTCGAGGAGGTCTGGCCCGAGGAACTGATCGCCAAGAAGCCCGAAGTTCGCGGCAAGACGCTGTTCGACGTGCTCTACAAGAATGGCCAGGTCGACAAATTCCCCGTGACCGACATCGAGCCTGGCTACGCCAACGACGAATCCAAGGCGTTCGGCTTCTACGTCCACAAGGGCCTGTTTGAGGAATATGCCCAGTTCGGTCGCGGCCACGGCCACGACCTCGCGCCGTTCGACGCCTATCACCGCGAGCGCGGCCTGCGCTGGCCGGTCGTCAACGGCCAGGAGACGAAGTGGCGATTCCGCGAAGGCAGCGACCCCTACGTCAAGCCTGGCACTGACGTGCAGTTCTACGGCCATTCCGACGGCAAGGCCCGGATCTTCGCGTTGCCTTACGAGCCGCCGGCGGAATCGCCGGACAACGAATACCCCTATTGGCTCTCGACCGGCCGCGTGCTGGAGCACTGGCATTCCGGCACCATGACGCGCCGCGTGCCCGAGCTTTACAAGGCCTTCCCCGAAGCGGTCTGCTTCATGCATCCCGATGACGCCCAGGACATGAAGCTGCGCCGGGGCGACGAGGTGAAGGTGGTCTCCCGCCGCGGCTTCATCCGCGCCCGCGTCGAGACGCGCGGCCGCGACCGGCCGCCGCGTGGCCTCGTCTTCGTGCCGTGGTTCGACGAATCCAAGCTGATCAACAAGGTGACGCTCGACGCCACCGATCCGATCTCGCTGCAGACCGACTTCAAGAAATGCGCCGTGCGCATCGAGCGGGTGAACCTGTCATGA
- a CDS encoding DUF4112 domain-containing protein, whose amino-acid sequence MPMSDDDILAPRRPRSGRGPHATSSGAEARGPIIDQEGREIRPETLEQGFREFRFEFGKDNPFAGSAFGNLTREQRIARLEAIAKLLDIAFILPGTNIRYGIDGLIGLIPVIGDIITTAISLWLGREARALGAPWYITARMLGNVALDGVVGMVPFAGDAFDVMFRANMRNVRLLRRWLDKQPRL is encoded by the coding sequence ATGCCCATGTCCGACGACGACATCCTCGCTCCGCGCCGGCCCCGTTCCGGGCGCGGCCCGCACGCCACCTCTTCGGGCGCCGAGGCGCGCGGGCCGATCATCGACCAGGAGGGGCGGGAAATCCGCCCCGAAACGCTGGAGCAGGGCTTTCGCGAGTTCCGGTTCGAGTTCGGCAAGGACAATCCATTCGCCGGCAGCGCGTTCGGCAATCTGACGCGCGAGCAGCGGATCGCGCGTCTCGAGGCGATCGCAAAGCTGCTCGACATCGCCTTCATCCTGCCCGGCACCAACATCCGCTACGGCATCGACGGGCTGATCGGCCTGATTCCCGTCATCGGCGACATCATCACCACGGCGATCTCGCTGTGGCTGGGGCGCGAGGCCCGCGCGCTGGGCGCGCCCTGGTACATCACCGCGCGCATGCTCGGGAATGTCGCGCTCGACGGCGTGGTCGGCATGGTGCCGTTCGCCGGCGACGCTTTCGACGTGATGTTCCGCGCCAACATGCGCAACGTGCGCCTGTTGCGCCGCTGGCTCGACAAGCAGCCGCGGCTTTAG
- a CDS encoding nitrate reductase cytochrome c-type subunit, which yields MRRAHRAGEPVMIKRSAIVLIAFAIAAGASSLTAQTVTSGLRGPSPLNDEGPAPPMLPNRNTSEKEVRNYPEQPPVIPHTIDGYQIDLNGNKCLSCHARARTAESQAPMVSITHFMDRDGQFLGSVSPRRFFCTECHVPQNTANPPVSNDFTDIDTLLSRSTPGGRR from the coding sequence ATGCGCCGTGCGCATCGAGCGGGTGAACCTGTCATGATAAAACGATCCGCAATCGTCCTCATCGCCTTCGCGATCGCGGCGGGCGCGAGCTCATTGACCGCGCAGACCGTGACGTCGGGCCTGCGCGGCCCGTCCCCACTCAATGACGAGGGTCCGGCGCCGCCGATGCTGCCGAACCGCAACACCTCGGAGAAGGAAGTGCGAAACTATCCCGAGCAGCCGCCGGTGATTCCGCACACCATCGACGGCTACCAGATCGATCTCAACGGCAACAAATGCCTGTCGTGCCATGCGCGTGCGCGCACGGCGGAATCGCAGGCGCCGATGGTCTCGATCACGCATTTCATGGATCGTGACGGCCAGTTCCTGGGCTCGGTCTCGCCGCGTCGCTTCTTCTGCACGGAATGCCACGTGCCGCAGAATACGGCCAATCCGCCGGTCAGCAACGATTTCACCGACATCGACACGCTGCTGTCTCGCTCGACCCCCGGTGGCCGGCGATGA